A single Pseudomonas brassicacearum DNA region contains:
- a CDS encoding MazG-like family protein encodes MNLVELTERLHAIRDRNDWRQFHSPKNLAMAASVEMAELVEIFQWLTEDQSRQLPADTLAHAGQEVGDIVLYLLLLCSELGLDMDAVVRSKLADSERRFGQ; translated from the coding sequence ATGAACCTTGTTGAACTGACCGAACGCCTGCATGCCATTCGTGACCGTAACGACTGGCGGCAATTCCACAGCCCGAAAAACCTCGCCATGGCTGCCAGTGTGGAAATGGCCGAACTGGTGGAGATTTTCCAGTGGCTGACCGAGGACCAGTCGCGCCAGTTGCCGGCGGACACACTGGCCCACGCCGGGCAGGAGGTCGGTGACATCGTGTTGTACCTGTTGCTGCTTTGCAGCGAACTGGGCCTGGACATGGACGCCGTGGTGCGCAGCAAGCTGGCCGACAGCGAGCGGCGGTTCGGCCAATGA
- a CDS encoding MaoC family dehydratase translates to MTIQWHEVSSSPSMSGLYSKAATRRKVTGTTLPEEGLRQVLQVDPQRLAAYRKVCGFVDNGLLPPTYPHVLAFALQMQLLTARNFPFPLLGLIHLSNRIRVLRPMGGVGQVRASVNVENLQAHPKGAVFDLVTRLDDQLGPLWEAQSQMLCKGVQLDGALVEDSPQASLPLVEVARWTAPADIGRQYAKVSGDYNPIHLSGISARLFGFPTAIAHGLWNKARTLAALDDHLPEANIEIDVAFKKPVRLPSEVVLLASAAGSSGQLQLVGAGGLEHMVGEWRPVA, encoded by the coding sequence ATGACGATCCAATGGCATGAAGTCAGCAGCTCGCCCTCGATGTCCGGGCTTTATTCCAAAGCGGCGACACGGCGCAAGGTCACCGGAACGACCCTGCCCGAGGAAGGACTGCGTCAAGTGCTTCAGGTCGACCCGCAACGCCTGGCCGCCTATCGCAAAGTCTGCGGTTTCGTCGATAACGGACTGCTGCCGCCGACCTATCCCCACGTCTTGGCGTTTGCCCTGCAAATGCAATTGCTCACCGCGCGCAATTTTCCATTCCCACTGCTGGGGCTGATCCATTTGAGCAATCGCATTCGCGTATTGCGACCCATGGGCGGGGTCGGCCAGGTGCGGGCCAGCGTCAATGTCGAGAACCTGCAAGCCCACCCCAAGGGCGCGGTGTTCGACCTGGTGACCCGCCTTGATGATCAGTTGGGGCCGTTATGGGAGGCCCAAAGCCAGATGCTTTGCAAAGGTGTCCAGCTTGACGGGGCTCTCGTGGAAGACTCGCCGCAGGCCAGCCTGCCATTGGTTGAAGTCGCGCGCTGGACCGCACCGGCTGACATCGGTCGGCAATACGCCAAGGTGTCCGGCGACTACAACCCCATTCACCTGAGCGGCATCAGCGCGCGGCTGTTCGGCTTCCCCACCGCCATCGCCCATGGCCTGTGGAACAAGGCCAGGACCCTGGCGGCGCTGGATGACCACCTGCCCGAGGCCAACATCGAGATCGACGTGGCCTTCAAGAAACCGGTGCGCCTGCCCAGTGAGGTGGTACTGCTGGCGAGTGCGGCGGGGTCCAGTGGACAACTGCAACTGGTGGGGGCTGGGGGTTTGGAGCATATGGTCGGAGAGTGGCGGCCGGTGGCCTGA
- a CDS encoding translation initiation factor Sui1, whose product MAKKAASFAALGGLVFSTDAGRHCPDCRQPVDACICKQTAIPEGDGIARVRRESKGRGGKTVTTITGVPLAEDALKELATTLKKRCGTGGALKDGIIEIQGDHVELLLAELVKRGFKAKKSGG is encoded by the coding sequence GTGGCCAAAAAAGCCGCATCCTTCGCCGCCCTGGGCGGCCTGGTATTTTCTACCGACGCCGGTCGTCATTGTCCTGATTGCCGTCAGCCGGTGGATGCCTGCATCTGCAAACAGACCGCCATCCCGGAAGGTGACGGCATTGCGCGCGTGCGCCGTGAAAGCAAAGGTCGCGGTGGCAAGACGGTGACCACGATCACCGGCGTGCCGTTGGCCGAAGACGCGCTCAAGGAATTGGCCACCACGTTGAAGAAACGCTGTGGCACCGGTGGTGCGTTGAAAGACGGCATCATCGAGATCCAGGGCGATCACGTCGAGCTGCTGCTGGCGGAACTGGTCAAGCGCGGCTTCAAAGCCAAGAAATCCGGCGGCTAG
- a CDS encoding DUF4136 domain-containing protein — MFRRLALLAFTLLLGACASNQVNHDFDTSRDFAAYRSWSWKDPALQYRPDDPRIKSDLTEQRIRQAVADQLDQRGLRPAASGHGDVLVQAYLIVEDRQQQVTTNYGGGWGGPWNGYWGGPMYNETRNISYKVATVQIDLLDGKDGKLVWRGSDEQLLSNSPNPTDRNTAVRETVGRILSNYPPR, encoded by the coding sequence ATGTTTCGCCGTCTTGCTCTACTGGCCTTCACCCTGTTGCTGGGCGCCTGTGCCTCTAACCAGGTCAACCATGACTTTGACACCAGCCGCGATTTCGCGGCGTATCGCAGTTGGAGCTGGAAAGACCCGGCGCTGCAATATCGCCCCGATGACCCACGCATCAAGAGCGACCTGACCGAACAGCGGATCCGCCAGGCGGTGGCCGATCAACTCGATCAACGCGGCCTGCGTCCGGCGGCGAGTGGGCACGGCGATGTGCTGGTCCAGGCCTATCTGATCGTCGAGGATCGCCAGCAACAGGTCACCACCAACTACGGCGGTGGTTGGGGCGGCCCGTGGAATGGCTATTGGGGCGGGCCGATGTACAACGAAACCCGCAACATCAGCTACAAGGTCGCCACCGTGCAGATCGACCTGCTCGATGGCAAGGACGGCAAGCTGGTGTGGCGTGGCAGTGACGAACAACTGCTCAGCAACTCTCCCAACCCGACTGACCGCAACACGGCCGTGCGCGAGACGGTTGGGCGGATTCTGTCCAACTACCCACCTCGCTGA
- a CDS encoding methyltransferase domain-containing protein, with protein MSDRHFDQLATRFAEKIYGGAKGAIRLAVLQADLLESLPQRPLRVLDIGAGLGHMSLWLAERGHQVTLAEPAEPMLEGARQRFAEAGQSATFIQAPWQDLPGQLTEPYDLVLCHAVLEWLAEPYAILPVLHQLTVPGGWLSLAFYNRDALVYRNLLKGHFRKLRKNDMAGEKQSLTPQQPLDPRELAAQLEGLWQVENQSGVRVFHDYMPVEFQARVELAQLLEMELAHRRHPAFAGLGRYLHWICRPV; from the coding sequence ATGAGCGACCGTCATTTCGATCAGCTCGCCACGCGCTTCGCGGAAAAAATCTACGGCGGGGCCAAGGGCGCGATCCGCCTGGCGGTGCTTCAGGCCGATCTGCTGGAAAGCTTGCCACAGCGCCCGTTGCGCGTGCTGGACATCGGCGCCGGCCTGGGCCACATGTCGTTGTGGCTGGCCGAGCGCGGCCATCAGGTGACCCTGGCCGAGCCGGCCGAACCCATGCTCGAAGGCGCCCGCCAGCGCTTTGCCGAGGCGGGCCAGAGCGCCACGTTCATCCAGGCGCCGTGGCAGGATCTGCCCGGCCAGCTCACCGAGCCTTACGACCTGGTGCTGTGCCACGCGGTGCTGGAGTGGCTGGCCGAGCCCTATGCGATCCTGCCGGTGCTGCATCAACTCACGGTCCCGGGCGGCTGGCTGTCCCTGGCGTTCTACAACCGCGACGCGCTGGTCTATCGCAACCTGCTCAAGGGGCATTTTCGCAAGTTGCGCAAAAACGACATGGCCGGCGAAAAACAGAGCCTGACGCCGCAACAGCCTCTTGATCCGCGGGAATTGGCGGCGCAACTTGAAGGCCTGTGGCAGGTCGAAAACCAGAGTGGCGTGCGGGTTTTCCATGACTACATGCCGGTGGAGTTCCAGGCACGCGTGGAACTTGCGCAGTTGCTGGAAATGGAACTGGCCCATCGTCGCCATCCGGCGTTTGCCGGGTTGGGACGTTATCTGCACTGGATCTGCCGTCCAGTGTGA
- a CDS encoding type VI secretion system Vgr family protein — protein MSDPASEPVFRLEIAGLPEPVDVVAFTGSEAISEPFVYEAQLLLRDANLDLAGLLYRSVWLSFGAPGRGIHGQLHELVQHRHGAGCRVRIGPKLACLAQRFSQRVFSARSVPQIIRQVLKAHGISGRSLCLDLSGDYPLQDFCTQYRESDLQFLQRVCAQAGIHFHFEHTRDGHCLVFADNPHSFPPAGKAVYADDGPIAAVRSFSVQTDASGEQTAQGRSDLMNLHGGQVLTLMAHPFAGWDRRWLLTKVEHRAQAGVYGNHFKAIPRGVLFVPDEVPAKPRMVSRQRGWVVAVDEPSELGAGRVAVQFDWVYQGEGASASHCWLPLAPELTTGGAGVLSDGTEVLVSFIEGDPDRPLISAFLDVPDSVEVMNDSSAGETRGPSVADPVLLSAIRDAEPLVLLCLLPEGGPFNPCAQPLCTCRMLMGRGVGVTR, from the coding sequence ATGTCCGATCCAGCCAGCGAGCCAGTCTTTCGTCTGGAGATAGCCGGTCTGCCCGAGCCTGTTGACGTCGTGGCCTTCACGGGTAGCGAAGCGATCAGCGAACCCTTCGTCTATGAAGCGCAGCTGTTGTTGCGCGACGCGAACCTGGACCTGGCGGGCCTGTTGTACCGCAGCGTCTGGCTGAGTTTCGGGGCCCCAGGCCGGGGCATTCATGGGCAGCTTCATGAGTTGGTTCAACACCGTCATGGCGCCGGCTGCCGGGTGCGTATCGGGCCGAAGCTGGCCTGTCTGGCGCAGCGCTTCAGCCAGCGGGTCTTCAGCGCCCGTTCGGTGCCGCAGATCATTCGCCAGGTGCTCAAGGCCCATGGCATCAGTGGCCGCAGCCTGTGCCTGGACTTGAGTGGCGATTATCCACTGCAGGATTTCTGTACCCAGTATCGAGAGTCGGACCTGCAGTTCCTGCAGCGCGTATGCGCCCAGGCGGGTATCCACTTTCATTTTGAACACACCCGGGACGGGCATTGCCTGGTGTTCGCTGATAATCCACACAGCTTCCCCCCTGCCGGTAAGGCGGTCTATGCGGACGACGGCCCGATTGCCGCAGTGCGGTCCTTCAGCGTGCAAACCGATGCGTCGGGGGAGCAGACCGCCCAGGGCCGTAGCGACTTGATGAACCTGCACGGTGGTCAGGTGCTGACGCTGATGGCCCATCCGTTTGCCGGCTGGGACCGGCGCTGGCTATTGACGAAGGTCGAGCACCGCGCACAGGCGGGGGTGTACGGCAATCATTTCAAGGCCATTCCCCGGGGCGTGCTGTTCGTGCCGGACGAGGTCCCGGCAAAGCCGCGCATGGTGAGCCGGCAACGCGGCTGGGTCGTGGCAGTGGACGAGCCGTCGGAGCTGGGGGCGGGGCGTGTGGCGGTGCAGTTTGACTGGGTCTACCAGGGCGAAGGCGCCAGCGCCAGTCATTGTTGGCTGCCCTTGGCACCCGAACTGACCACGGGCGGGGCGGGCGTCTTGAGTGACGGTACCGAGGTGCTGGTGAGCTTTATCGAAGGCGATCCGGATCGACCATTGATCAGTGCATTTCTGGACGTGCCTGACTCGGTGGAGGTTATGAATGATTCATCTGCAGGCGAAACACGGGGGCCGTCGGTTGCCGATCCGGTCCTGTTGTCTGCAATCCGGGATGCCGAACCGCTGGTCTTGTTGTGCTTGTTGCCCGAAGGCGGGCCTTTCAACCCTTGCGCCCAGCCACTATGCACCTGCCGTATGCTCATGGGGCGCGGTGTGGGCGTTACTCGATGA
- a CDS encoding MATE family efflux transporter, with protein sequence MSNLTTDWRDRQTHRRVWALAAPMILSNISVPLVALVDSTVIGHLPHAHQLGAVAVGASLYTVLAWAMGFLRMGTTGFAAQAAGRSDGAALRQVLVQGLLLAMGLAVLLGAVGVPLSDVALHFMQPSAELNQLTRDFFHTRLFGLPAALASYALVGWFLGAQNARAPLAILLATNLVNIALNLWFVIGLDWGVTGSARASVIAEWTGALVGLALARNTLRAWPGQIAWAALGLWHNWRPLLAVNRDIFIRSLALQAVFFLITVQGARLGDATVAANALLLNGLLLTAHALDGLAHAIEALCGHAIGARDRLALRRSLVVACGWSLIASLGFALLFLLAGHLFIDMQTDIPDVRATAYLYLPYLATLPLIAVWSYLLDGLFIGATRAREMRNGMLLTLLLVLPIAWALQGLGNHGLWITFLLFMALRSLTLGAFAWHLQRSDRWLGASAH encoded by the coding sequence ATGTCCAACCTGACCACCGACTGGCGCGACCGCCAGACCCATCGCCGGGTCTGGGCGCTGGCTGCGCCAATGATTCTCTCGAACATTTCCGTACCGCTGGTGGCCTTGGTGGACAGTACCGTCATCGGCCATTTGCCCCATGCCCATCAGTTGGGCGCGGTGGCGGTCGGGGCGAGTTTGTATACGGTGCTGGCGTGGGCCATGGGGTTCTTGCGCATGGGCACCACCGGGTTCGCTGCCCAGGCTGCCGGGCGCAGTGACGGGGCGGCATTGCGACAAGTGTTGGTGCAAGGACTGTTGTTGGCGATGGGGTTGGCGGTGCTGCTCGGCGCCGTCGGCGTGCCGTTGAGCGACGTGGCGTTGCACTTCATGCAGCCGTCCGCCGAGCTCAACCAGTTGACCCGTGACTTCTTCCACACCCGGCTCTTCGGCTTGCCGGCGGCACTGGCCAGCTATGCGCTGGTGGGCTGGTTCCTCGGCGCCCAGAATGCGAGGGCCCCGCTGGCGATCCTGCTGGCGACCAACCTGGTCAACATCGCCCTGAACCTGTGGTTCGTGATCGGCCTGGACTGGGGCGTGACCGGGTCGGCCCGGGCGTCGGTCATTGCCGAGTGGACCGGGGCACTGGTCGGCCTGGCCCTGGCCCGCAACACACTGCGCGCCTGGCCCGGGCAGATCGCCTGGGCGGCCCTGGGGCTGTGGCACAACTGGCGCCCGCTGCTGGCGGTGAACCGGGACATTTTCATCCGCAGCCTGGCGCTGCAAGCGGTGTTTTTCCTGATCACCGTGCAAGGCGCACGCCTGGGGGATGCGACCGTGGCGGCCAATGCCCTGCTGCTCAACGGCCTGCTGCTGACGGCCCATGCCCTGGACGGCCTGGCCCATGCCATCGAAGCGCTGTGCGGCCATGCCATTGGCGCCCGCGACCGCCTGGCCCTGCGTCGCTCGCTGGTGGTGGCGTGCGGCTGGTCGTTGATCGCAAGCCTGGGCTTTGCACTGCTGTTCCTGCTCGCTGGCCACCTGTTCATCGACATGCAGACCGACATTCCCGACGTGCGCGCCACCGCTTATCTCTACCTGCCTTACCTGGCGACCCTGCCACTGATCGCCGTCTGGAGTTACTTGCTGGACGGGCTGTTCATCGGCGCCACCCGTGCCCGGGAAATGCGCAACGGCATGCTGCTGACCCTGCTGCTGGTGCTGCCCATTGCCTGGGCGCTGCAAGGCTTGGGCAACCATGGGCTGTGGATCACCTTCCTGCTGTTCATGGCCTTGCGCAGCCTGACCCTCGGTGCTTTCGCCTGGCACTTGCAGCGCAGCGACCGCTGGCTCGGCGCATCAGCCCACTAA
- the speA gene encoding arginine decarboxylase: MSVRRTRKDDGSQWTVADSRSVYGIRHWGAGYFAINEAGRVEVRPNGPDSSPIDLFEQVDQLRQSGLSLPLLVRFPDILQDRVRQLTGAFDSNIARLEYQSQYTALYPIKVNQQEAVIENIIATQNVSIGLEAGSKPELLAVLALAPKGGTIVCNGYKDREFIRLALMGQKLGHNVFIVIEKESEVGLVIEEAAALKVKPQVGLRVRLSSLASSKWADTGGEKSKFGLSAAQLLSVVERFRAAGLDQGIRLLHFHMGSQIANLADYQHGFKEAIRYYGELRNLGLPVDHIDVGGGLGVDYDGTHSRNASSINYDMDDYAGVVVGMLKEFCDAQSLPHPHIFSESGRSLTAHHAMLVVQVTDVEKHHDDVPVIDNKQELPETVQWLVDLLGPTDIEMVTETYWRATHYMSDVAAQYADGKLTLAEKALAEQCYFAVCRRLHNSLKARQRSHRQVLDELNDKLADKYICNFSVFQSLPDTWAIGQVLPILPLHRLDEEPLRRAVLQDLTCDSDGKIKQYVDEQSIETSLPVHALNPGEDYLLGIFLVGAYQEILGDMHNLFGDTDSVNIYQNADGSVYHAGIETHDTIEDMLRYVHLSPEELMTHYRDKCASARISAAERTQFLDALRLGLTRSSYLSS, encoded by the coding sequence ATGTCCGTACGACGCACACGCAAAGACGATGGCAGCCAATGGACAGTTGCGGACAGCCGCAGTGTTTACGGGATTCGCCATTGGGGGGCCGGGTATTTCGCGATCAATGAAGCCGGTCGCGTCGAAGTCCGTCCGAACGGTCCCGACAGCTCGCCCATCGACCTGTTCGAACAAGTCGACCAATTGCGCCAGAGCGGCCTGTCGCTGCCCTTGCTGGTGCGCTTCCCCGACATCCTGCAAGACCGTGTGCGCCAGCTAACCGGCGCGTTCGACAGCAACATCGCGCGTCTGGAATATCAGAGCCAGTACACCGCGCTCTATCCGATCAAGGTCAACCAGCAGGAAGCGGTGATCGAGAACATCATCGCCACCCAGAACGTCTCCATCGGCCTGGAAGCCGGTTCCAAGCCGGAGCTGCTGGCGGTCCTGGCCTTGGCGCCGAAGGGCGGCACCATCGTCTGCAACGGCTACAAGGACCGCGAGTTCATCCGCCTGGCGCTGATGGGCCAGAAGCTCGGTCACAACGTCTTCATCGTCATCGAGAAAGAGTCCGAAGTCGGCCTGGTGATCGAAGAGGCCGCAGCGCTCAAGGTCAAGCCACAGGTCGGCTTGCGCGTGCGCCTGTCGTCCCTGGCGTCGAGCAAGTGGGCCGATACCGGTGGCGAGAAGTCCAAGTTCGGCTTGTCGGCCGCGCAACTGCTGTCGGTGGTCGAGCGCTTCCGCGCTGCCGGCCTCGACCAAGGCATTCGCCTGCTGCACTTCCACATGGGTTCGCAGATCGCCAACCTGGCGGACTACCAGCACGGCTTCAAGGAAGCAATCCGGTATTACGGTGAACTGCGCAACCTCGGCCTGCCGGTGGATCACATCGACGTCGGCGGTGGCTTGGGCGTGGACTACGACGGCACGCACTCGCGCAATGCCAGCTCGATCAACTACGACATGGACGATTACGCCGGTGTCGTGGTCGGCATGCTCAAGGAATTCTGCGATGCCCAGAGCTTGCCGCATCCGCACATCTTCTCCGAAAGCGGCCGCTCCCTGACCGCCCACCACGCGATGCTGGTGGTGCAGGTGACCGATGTCGAGAAACACCACGACGACGTGCCGGTGATCGACAACAAGCAGGAACTGCCGGAAACCGTGCAATGGCTGGTGGACCTGCTGGGCCCGACCGATATCGAGATGGTCACCGAGACTTACTGGCGCGCCACCCACTACATGAGCGACGTGGCCGCCCAGTACGCCGACGGCAAGCTGACCCTGGCCGAAAAAGCCTTGGCCGAGCAGTGCTACTTCGCCGTGTGCCGTCGCCTGCACAACTCGTTGAAGGCGCGCCAGCGCTCGCACCGCCAGGTGCTGGATGAGCTCAATGACAAGCTTGCCGACAAATACATCTGCAACTTCTCGGTGTTCCAGAGCCTGCCGGACACCTGGGCCATCGGCCAGGTGCTGCCGATCCTGCCGCTGCATCGCCTGGACGAAGAGCCGCTGCGCCGTGCCGTGCTGCAAGACCTGACCTGCGACTCCGACGGCAAGATCAAGCAGTACGTCGATGAGCAGAGCATCGAGACCAGCTTGCCGGTCCACGCCCTCAACCCGGGTGAAGACTACCTGCTGGGCATCTTCCTGGTGGGCGCCTATCAGGAAATCCTCGGCGACATGCACAACCTGTTCGGTGACACCGACTCGGTGAACATCTACCAGAACGCCGATGGCAGCGTGTACCACGCCGGTATCGAAACCCACGACACCATCGAAGACATGCTGCGTTACGTGCACTTGTCGCCGGAGGAGTTGATGACTCACTACCGCGACAAGTGTGCCAGCGCCCGTATCAGTGCCGCTGAACGTACCCAGTTCCTCGATGCATTGCGCCTGGGGCTGACGCGTTCGTCTTATCTGTCTTCTTGA
- a CDS encoding DUF4136 domain-containing protein, which yields MKGRSGLLMLCLGLAACQGSNPYVATSNPLPPAPPEAATVFDRSAYPAPPRDYGRYRSWAWRDGRLPSGSAWADSAQVAEAVSNALDQRGLRPLHDNRPADLFVSADLRLETRVRQVRDDYDAGYYGGYNRYGPGYGMYHPVPMVRTYREQVVVVRVDLFDARTGQPVWSASAETGQRGSQSERTDAIRQAVEKALSAYPPS from the coding sequence ATGAAAGGTCGTTCAGGGTTGTTGATGCTGTGCCTGGGACTGGCGGCCTGCCAGGGCAGCAACCCCTATGTCGCCACGTCCAATCCGCTGCCGCCGGCACCGCCCGAGGCCGCCACGGTGTTCGACCGCAGCGCTTACCCCGCGCCGCCCCGTGACTATGGGCGCTATCGCAGTTGGGCCTGGCGCGACGGGCGCCTGCCATCGGGTTCCGCCTGGGCGGATTCGGCCCAGGTGGCCGAAGCGGTGAGCAATGCCCTGGACCAGCGTGGCCTGCGCCCGTTGCATGACAACCGGCCCGCCGACCTGTTCGTCAGTGCCGACCTGCGCCTGGAAACCCGCGTGCGCCAGGTCCGGGACGACTATGATGCTGGCTACTACGGCGGCTACAACCGTTATGGTCCGGGTTATGGCATGTACCATCCGGTGCCGATGGTGCGCACGTATCGGGAACAGGTCGTGGTGGTTCGGGTGGACCTGTTCGATGCCCGCACGGGGCAACCGGTGTGGAGCGCCAGTGCCGAAACCGGCCAGCGTGGCAGTCAGAGCGAGCGCACCGATGCCATACGCCAAGCAGTGGAAAAAGCCCTGTCGGCGTATCCACCAAGTTGA
- a CDS encoding DUF4123 domain-containing protein → MNAAALSGSTPQWLLLDVPSAPDAARLVHAQFAEARCFALFENTELHGLREHGPLLVDLRHSPALVSLCHLDPRSWPGLLLVSPSPVTQLLAHLRRMLTVTLGLHHKALLSYYNPHIASYFFDGCDPQELSCWLGPISLLRWFGGTWADRAIGSQGWQQLSNPGLSVAVLEKEHGLSARQQGQLQRCLLERHAWQWSRSTACDYRRLWEDLQQGLALGFTERTVLDDWLWLRLQYPDARPGPGLVGGSQRERLEHLRRRWQGSQD, encoded by the coding sequence ATGAATGCCGCGGCCCTGTCTGGATCAACGCCGCAATGGCTGCTGCTCGACGTACCGAGTGCGCCTGACGCCGCGCGGCTTGTGCACGCGCAGTTCGCCGAGGCCCGGTGTTTTGCCTTGTTTGAAAATACCGAGCTGCATGGGTTGCGAGAGCACGGTCCGCTGTTGGTGGATCTGCGCCACTCACCTGCGCTGGTCAGCCTCTGCCATCTGGACCCACGTTCCTGGCCGGGATTATTGTTGGTCAGCCCATCGCCCGTTACGCAATTGCTGGCGCATCTGCGGCGCATGTTGACGGTGACGCTAGGCCTGCATCACAAAGCCTTGTTGAGCTACTACAACCCGCACATCGCCAGCTATTTCTTCGACGGTTGCGACCCTCAGGAGCTCAGTTGCTGGCTGGGCCCGATCAGTTTGTTGCGCTGGTTTGGTGGCACCTGGGCCGACCGGGCGATCGGCAGCCAGGGTTGGCAGCAGCTGTCAAACCCGGGGCTGTCGGTGGCGGTGCTGGAGAAGGAGCACGGCCTCAGTGCCCGACAACAGGGCCAGTTGCAACGATGCCTGCTGGAGCGCCACGCCTGGCAATGGTCCCGTTCTACCGCGTGTGATTACCGTAGGCTCTGGGAGGATTTGCAGCAGGGCCTGGCGCTGGGGTTTACCGAGCGGACGGTGCTCGATGACTGGCTGTGGCTGCGCCTGCAATACCCCGATGCCCGTCCAGGCCCTGGCCTGGTGGGCGGTTCGCAGCGCGAGCGGCTCGAGCATCTGCGCCGGCGCTGGCAGGGCAGCCAGGATTGA
- a CDS encoding NUDIX hydrolase has translation MSESPREDAHRVASDAELIAWVDEQDNLLGSLVRSELRERGLIGRGTYIMLFNSSGELCVHRRTLSKAIYPGFWDVAAGGMVQADETYAESAARELAEELGVSGVELTAHDHFYFEDPGIRLWCSAFSAVWDGPLVLQPEEVLEARFLPLEQVLDEIQYKPYCPDSLAALERYLRVHGGSVAKKL, from the coding sequence ATGAGTGAAAGCCCCCGGGAGGACGCTCACCGAGTGGCCTCGGATGCCGAGCTGATTGCGTGGGTCGACGAGCAGGACAACCTGCTCGGCAGCCTGGTGCGTTCAGAACTGCGTGAGCGTGGCCTGATCGGACGCGGCACCTACATCATGCTGTTCAATTCGTCCGGTGAGCTGTGTGTTCACCGGCGCACCCTGAGCAAGGCCATTTACCCCGGTTTCTGGGACGTGGCGGCGGGCGGCATGGTGCAGGCCGATGAGACCTACGCCGAATCGGCTGCTCGCGAGCTGGCGGAGGAGCTGGGCGTGAGCGGCGTGGAACTGACCGCCCATGACCATTTTTATTTCGAGGACCCTGGCATTCGCCTGTGGTGCTCGGCGTTCTCGGCAGTGTGGGACGGCCCATTGGTCCTGCAACCCGAAGAGGTCCTCGAAGCGCGTTTCCTGCCCCTCGAGCAGGTGCTCGATGAAATCCAGTACAAGCCTTACTGCCCGGACTCTCTGGCGGCGCTTGAACGCTATTTGCGGGTCCATGGTGGCAGCGTCGCAAAGAAGCTATAA